Proteins found in one Coleofasciculaceae cyanobacterium genomic segment:
- a CDS encoding rhomboid family intramembrane serine protease yields MNGTPPSCSVHMSEVSFDGAVQSVTWLKQDLTARNHILHSSALKNMVPLKDENPIKITPYVTYILIAINVLVFVYELNLNSTQLDIFFHLFAVVPKELTASFSGVNLHQSIPETVTPISSQFLHAGFTHIAFNMLFLWIFGNNIEEQLGRVKFLLFYLSCGAFAVMAQWFFSAMSDVPSLGASGAIAGVMGAYILKFPQARIVTLVPLGFFFPIFRIPAVYFLGFWFVEQALNGVASFEVTASVGMESGGVAYWAHAGGFVAGAILGPMLGLFAQQSEKMVN; encoded by the coding sequence GTGAACGGTACTCCACCTTCTTGCTCCGTCCATATGTCGGAGGTTTCCTTCGATGGGGCGGTGCAATCTGTGACTTGGCTCAAACAAGATTTAACAGCACGAAACCATATTCTTCATTCTTCCGCTCTTAAAAACATGGTTCCTTTAAAAGACGAAAATCCGATTAAAATTACTCCCTATGTTACCTATATTTTAATTGCAATTAACGTATTGGTTTTTGTTTACGAACTAAACTTAAATTCCACACAGTTAGATATTTTTTTTCATTTATTTGCCGTTGTACCAAAGGAATTAACCGCCAGCTTCAGTGGAGTTAATCTACATCAAAGCATTCCCGAAACAGTAACTCCAATCAGTTCCCAGTTTCTTCATGCAGGATTTACTCATATCGCGTTTAATATGCTTTTTTTGTGGATCTTCGGCAATAATATCGAAGAACAGCTAGGTAGAGTCAAATTTTTACTTTTCTATCTTTCCTGTGGTGCTTTTGCAGTGATGGCGCAGTGGTTTTTTTCGGCAATGTCTGACGTACCCTCTTTGGGCGCAAGTGGAGCGATCGCTGGAGTTATGGGAGCATATATACTTAAGTTTCCCCAGGCAAGAATCGTTACCCTTGTACCTTTAGGGTTCTTTTTTCCGATCTTTAGAATACCCGCAGTTTACTTTCTGGGATTCTGGTTTGTGGAACAGGCGTTAAACGGCGTTGCCTCTTTTGAGGTTACCGCCAGCGTGGGTATGGAAAGCGGTGGGGTGGCATATTGGGCTCATGCAGGTGGATTCGTCGCAGGCGCAATATTAGGACCAATGTTAGGGCTATTTGCTCAACAATCAGAGAAGATGGTCAATTAG
- the glcD gene encoding glycolate oxidase subunit GlcD has protein sequence MLSQLFPVSKDKWQPIVKQLENIVSKDGVIQRKEELLTYECDGLASYRQRPALVVLPRTTEEVAAIVKVCHDNELPWVARGAGTGLSGGALPNRDGVLIVTARMNRILHQDLNNHYITVQPGVINNWVTQAVSGAGFYYAPDPSSQIICSIGGNVAENSGGVHCLKYGVTTNHVLSLKIVTTDGSIVDVGGIIPEMPGYDLTGLFVGSEGTLGIATEITLRILKRPESVCVVLANFPTVEDSGAAVADIISAGIIPAGMEIMDNLSINAVEDIVATGCYDRKAEAVLLVELDGLKVEVKAYKQRIEAICRQNNAAGITTANDIDTRAKLWQGRKAAFAAAGHISPDYFVQDGVIPRTKLAEVLKEITALSDRYGYKIANVFHAGDGNLHPLILYDNSVPGAFETVEEIGGEILKLCVDAGGSLSGEHGIGADKNCYMPYMFNAIDLETMQYVRTALNQKGLANPDKIFPTPRSCGEAANAQKMQQFENAELY, from the coding sequence ATGTTAAGTCAGCTTTTTCCAGTCAGCAAAGACAAGTGGCAGCCGATAGTAAAACAGCTTGAAAATATAGTTAGCAAAGATGGAGTGATCCAGCGAAAAGAAGAACTATTGACCTATGAGTGTGATGGTTTGGCTAGTTATCGTCAACGTCCTGCTTTAGTAGTTTTACCTCGTACTACAGAAGAAGTTGCTGCTATAGTTAAAGTCTGCCACGATAACGAACTACCTTGGGTTGCTAGAGGTGCGGGGACGGGTTTGTCTGGGGGAGCATTGCCTAACCGAGATGGCGTATTGATCGTTACGGCGAGGATGAATCGAATTTTACACCAAGATCTTAATAATCACTATATTACTGTCCAGCCAGGAGTAATCAATAATTGGGTGACTCAAGCAGTTAGTGGTGCTGGTTTTTACTATGCTCCAGATCCCTCTAGTCAGATCATTTGTTCTATTGGCGGCAATGTAGCGGAAAATTCTGGAGGAGTTCACTGTCTGAAATATGGTGTGACTACCAATCACGTCTTAAGCTTGAAAATAGTCACCACTGATGGTTCGATTGTTGATGTGGGGGGCATAATTCCTGAGATGCCTGGATATGACTTAACAGGTTTATTTGTTGGCTCAGAGGGAACGCTGGGTATCGCTACTGAGATTACGCTGCGCATTCTCAAACGTCCCGAATCAGTATGTGTCGTGTTGGCAAATTTCCCTACCGTCGAAGATTCTGGAGCCGCCGTAGCCGATATTATCAGCGCGGGAATTATCCCTGCGGGGATGGAAATTATGGATAATCTCAGCATTAATGCGGTCGAAGATATTGTAGCTACAGGCTGTTATGACCGTAAGGCAGAGGCTGTATTGCTTGTAGAGTTAGATGGCTTAAAAGTAGAGGTCAAAGCATATAAACAAAGAATTGAAGCTATTTGTCGGCAGAACAATGCTGCTGGTATTACTACCGCCAATGATATTGATACCCGCGCCAAACTTTGGCAAGGAAGAAAAGCTGCCTTTGCTGCTGCCGGACATATAAGCCCCGACTATTTTGTCCAAGATGGAGTAATTCCTCGTACTAAGCTGGCAGAAGTATTGAAAGAAATAACTGCTTTGAGCGATCGTTATGGCTATAAAATTGCTAATGTCTTTCATGCTGGAGATGGCAATCTTCATCCTCTAATTCTTTATGATAATTCTGTACCAGGAGCATTTGAGACGGTTGAAGAAATTGGCGGTGAGATACTGAAGCTTTGTGTTGATGCGGGAGGAAGTTTATCTGGAGAACATGGTATTGGCGCAGATAAAAATTGCTATATGCCCTATATGTTTAACGCGATCGATTTAGAAACCATGCAGTATGTTCGCACTGCCTTGAACCAGAAAGGACTAGCCAATCCAGACAAGATTTTTCCGACTCCTCGTAGTTGCGGTGAAGCAGCCAACGCACAGAAGATGCAGCAGTTTGAAAATGCCGAACTATATTAA
- a CDS encoding methionine gamma-lyase family protein: MKTNHLLLEAEKALIPIFSGIDTQVKQNLKKVLTAFYDRRVGVQHFNSVSGYGHDDLGRETLDKVFAQIMQCEAAAVRVQFVSGTHAIACALYGVLRPGDEMLAVAGAPYDTLEEVIGLRGNNQGSLKDFHIDYRQLDLTQKGTIDWQALVSAVTSKTRLVLIQRSCGYSWRQSLSIEDIKRIVELVKQQNPNTVCFVDNCYGEFVSNLEPTAVGVDLMAGSLIKNPGGTIVSAGGYIAGKAELVEAAACRLTAPGIGSSGGATFDQNRLMFQGLFLAPQMVGEAIKGSHLIAYVFEQLGYPVNPLPLETRQDIIQAVQLGSPQKLIAFCRAIQQHSPVDSYVEPVPGAMPGYESQLVMAGGTFVDGSTSEFSADGPLREPYIAFCQGGTHWTHIAIALEAAIDAVVD; this comes from the coding sequence ATGAAAACTAATCATCTGCTATTAGAAGCAGAAAAAGCACTAATACCGATTTTTTCTGGTATTGACACTCAGGTCAAGCAAAATCTTAAAAAAGTTTTGACCGCTTTTTACGATCGCCGAGTTGGAGTACAGCATTTTAACAGCGTTAGTGGTTATGGACATGACGATTTGGGACGAGAAACCTTAGACAAAGTGTTTGCTCAAATTATGCAGTGTGAGGCCGCTGCGGTGAGGGTACAGTTTGTTTCAGGGACTCATGCGATCGCCTGTGCCTTATATGGAGTTTTGCGTCCAGGTGATGAGATGTTGGCTGTGGCTGGCGCACCTTACGATACCTTAGAGGAGGTAATTGGCCTGCGGGGTAATAATCAAGGTTCTTTAAAAGATTTTCACATCGATTATCGTCAGCTAGATTTGACGCAGAAAGGAACTATTGATTGGCAAGCATTGGTCAGTGCAGTAACTAGCAAAACTCGTTTGGTCTTGATTCAACGTTCCTGTGGTTATTCTTGGCGGCAGAGTTTGTCTATTGAAGATATTAAAAGAATTGTCGAGCTAGTTAAGCAACAAAACCCGAATACGGTTTGTTTTGTGGATAATTGTTATGGAGAATTTGTTAGCAATTTAGAACCAACTGCGGTTGGGGTAGATCTGATGGCGGGTTCATTAATCAAAAATCCTGGAGGAACGATTGTTAGCGCAGGAGGATATATCGCAGGCAAGGCAGAATTAGTTGAAGCAGCAGCCTGTCGCTTGACTGCACCAGGCATTGGCAGCAGCGGTGGAGCAACTTTTGACCAAAACCGCCTAATGTTTCAGGGATTGTTCCTAGCACCACAAATGGTAGGAGAAGCAATTAAAGGTAGCCATCTGATTGCCTACGTGTTTGAACAGTTAGGATATCCTGTTAATCCTCTACCGTTAGAAACACGGCAGGATATTATTCAAGCAGTACAGTTAGGTTCACCTCAAAAGCTGATTGCTTTTTGTCGGGCAATTCAACAGCATTCCCCTGTAGATTCTTATGTAGAACCCGTTCCTGGAGCAATGCCTGGATATGAAAGTCAATTAGTCATGGCAGGAGGCACTTTTGTCGATGGCAGCACCTCAGAGTTTTCGGCGGATGGACCACTGCGCGAGCCTTATATCGCTTTTTGTCAGGGAGGAACACACTGGACACATATTGCGATCGCTCTCGAAGCAGCAATTGATGCAGTTGTCGATTAA